The DNA window CGATCTCAACGTACCGACCGCTCTCGGCGGCTTCGGCGTCTGGCACGCTGAGATTGATCCGGACGCCTCCTCCCTGCTGGACGTCCTTCTCGGCGAGGTGGCATGAACCGTCTACCGGAGTGGCGTGCCCGCGCAACCTGCCGCGACCGCCTTGACCTTGACTTCATCGATCCGACTGCCGACGAGATCGACCAGTGTCGTGCACTGTGTGACGAGTGTCCGGTGCGTGAAAAGTGTCTTACCGACGCGCTCACTCGCGGGGAACCGTGGGGGATCTGGGGCGGACTTGGCGTCAACGAACGGGCCCAGCTCGCGGAAGAATTCGGGCACCCTCCACCAGCGGTGATTCCCTGCC is part of the Amycolatopsis sp. CA-230715 genome and encodes:
- a CDS encoding WhiB family transcriptional regulator; translation: MNRLPEWRARATCRDRLDLDFIDPTADEIDQCRALCDECPVREKCLTDALTRGEPWGIWGGLGVNERAQLAEEFGHPPPAVIPCHGTNTRYAKHRCRCALCRGAHTEYERQRRARIRAKESNFVDTLDGA